A DNA window from Phragmites australis chromosome 11, lpPhrAust1.1, whole genome shotgun sequence contains the following coding sequences:
- the LOC133884379 gene encoding protein LIKE COV 2-like isoform X1: MPEGKDYAPVPLGQAAAEAAVDPEDPVKSPPRPSSPATSTRKACFAVLQSWVSRRFMTGCVVLFPIAVTFFITWWFIQFVDGFFSPLYAKLGLDIFGLGFLTSLVFILLVGIFVSSWVGSTVFWVGEWFIKKMPFVRHIYSASKQVSTAVSPDQNTTAFKEVAIISHPRVGEYAFGFITSTMVLQTDKGDEELCSVYVPTNHLYIGDIFLVNSAEIIRPNLSIREGIEIIVSGGMTMPQVITSLEPTPQKNQNDRLNRLMTV, from the exons ATGCCGGAAGGGAAGGACTACGCGCCCGTGCCGCTCggccaggcggcggcggaggcggctgTTGACCCCGAAGACCCCGTCAAGTCGCCGCCAAGGCCCAGCTCGCCCGCCACGTCCACGCGCAAG GCATGCTTCGCTGTTCTTCAAAGCTGGGTGTCAAGAAGATTTATGACTGGATG tgtAGTTCTTTTCCCAATTGCTGTCACATTCTTCATTACCTGGTGGTTTATTCAATTTGTGGATGGCTTTTTCAGCCCACTCTACGCAAAACTTGGGCTTGACATATTTG GCCTTGGGTTCTTGACCTCCCTGGTATTTATACTTCTTGTTGGAATATTTGTATCTTCTTGGGTGGGTTCGACTGTCTTCTGGGTTGGAGAATGGTTTATAAAGAAAATGCCATTCGTAAGGCACATATATTCTGCATCAAAGCAAGTTAGCACTGCTGTTTCACCAG ATCAAAATACAACAGCATTTAAAGAAGTAGCAATAATTAGCCATCCTCGTGTTGGTGAATATGCGTTTGGATTCATCACATCGACCATGGTTCTTCAG ACTGACAAAGGTGATGAAGAACTGTGTAGTGTTTATGTGCCAACCAATCATTTATATATTGGTGACATTTTTTTGGTAAACTCTGCCGAAATTATAAGGCCCAATTTGTCCATTCGAGAAGGCATAG AAATAATTGTTTCTGGAGGAATGACTATGCCACAGGTGATCACGTCACTAGAACCAACACCTCAGAAGAACCAGAACGACCGTTTAAACAGATTGATGACTGTATGA
- the LOC133884379 gene encoding protein LIKE COV 2-like isoform X2, translated as MPEGKDYAPVPLGQAAAEAAVDPEDPVKSPPRPSSPATSTRKACFAVLQSWVSRRFMTGCVVLFPIAVTFFITWWFIQFVDGFFSPLYAKLGLDIFGLGFLTSLVFILLVGIFVSSWVGSTVFWVGEWFIKKMPFVRHIYSASKQVSTAVSPDQNTTAFKEVAIISHPRVGEYAFGFITSTMVLQK; from the exons ATGCCGGAAGGGAAGGACTACGCGCCCGTGCCGCTCggccaggcggcggcggaggcggctgTTGACCCCGAAGACCCCGTCAAGTCGCCGCCAAGGCCCAGCTCGCCCGCCACGTCCACGCGCAAG GCATGCTTCGCTGTTCTTCAAAGCTGGGTGTCAAGAAGATTTATGACTGGATG tgtAGTTCTTTTCCCAATTGCTGTCACATTCTTCATTACCTGGTGGTTTATTCAATTTGTGGATGGCTTTTTCAGCCCACTCTACGCAAAACTTGGGCTTGACATATTTG GCCTTGGGTTCTTGACCTCCCTGGTATTTATACTTCTTGTTGGAATATTTGTATCTTCTTGGGTGGGTTCGACTGTCTTCTGGGTTGGAGAATGGTTTATAAAGAAAATGCCATTCGTAAGGCACATATATTCTGCATCAAAGCAAGTTAGCACTGCTGTTTCACCAG ATCAAAATACAACAGCATTTAAAGAAGTAGCAATAATTAGCCATCCTCGTGTTGGTGAATATGCGTTTGGATTCATCACATCGACCATGGTTCTTCAG AAATAA
- the LOC133884378 gene encoding polypyrimidine tract-binding protein homolog 3-like isoform X2: protein MAEPSKVIHIRNVGHEIAESDLLQLLQPFGVVSKIVMLRAKNQALLQMEDIHSSVSALQYYSTVQPSVRGRNVYMQFSSHQELTTDQSSHGRNSDQESEPNRILLVTIHHMIYPITVEVLHQVFKAYGLVEKIVTFQKSAGFQALIQYHSRQEAVEAFGSLHGRNIYDGCCQLDIQYSNLSELQVHYNNDRSRDFTNPSLPTEQRPRTSQQGYPDPAGLYAFQQPGASYAQMGRAAMIAAAFGGTLPPGVTGTNERCTLIVSNLNTDKIDEDKLFNLFSLYGNIVRIKILHNKPDHALVEMADGLQAELAVHYLKGAILFGKKLEVNYSKYPNITPAPDAHDYLNSSLNRFNSNVVKNYRHCCAPTKMIHISALPQEISEDAILTHVNEHGSVVNTKLFEVNGKRQALVLFETEEEATEALVSKHASSLEGNTIRISFSQMQSI, encoded by the exons ATGGCGGAGCCTTCCAAGGTAATCCACATCCGGAACGTCGGGCACGAGATTGCCGAG TCTGATCTGCTTCAGCTGCTTCAACCGTTCGGGGTGGTCTCCAAGATCGTCATGCTGCGTGCCAAGAACCAG GCTCTTCTGCAGATGGAGGACATACATTCGTCCGTGAGCGCGCTGCAATATTACAGCACTGTTCAACCTAGCGTAAG GGGAAGGAATGTATACATGCAATTCTCATCGCACCAAGAACTTACCACTGACCAGAGCTCTCATGGAAGGAATTCTGATCAG GAGTCTGAACCCAACCGAATCCTCTTAGTTACTATCCACCACATGATCTATCCTATAACAGTGGAGGTTCTACATCAAGTTTTCAAAGCTTATGGACTTGTGGAGAAGATTGTCACATTTCAAAAGTCAGCTG GTTTTCAAGCCCTTATCCAGTATCATTCGCGCCAAGAAGCTGTGGAAGCATTTGGTTCTCTGCAT GGAAGGAACATATATGATGGTTGCTGCCAGCTAGACATTCAATATTCAAA TCTCAGTGAACTGCAAGTCCACTACAACAATGATCGGTCTAG GGATttcacaaatccatcattgccTACAGAACAACGTCCAAGGACCTCTCAG CAAGGTTATCCCGATCCAGCTGGTCTCTATGCCTTCCAACAACCTGGAG CTTCATATGCACAG ATGGGAAGGGCTGCAATGATTGCGGCTGCATTTGGTGGAACTTTACCTCCTGGAGTGACTGGTACCAATGAACGGTGCACACTCATAGTCAGTAATTTGAACACTGAT AAAATTGATGAGGACAAGCTtttcaatttattttctttgtatGGAAACATAGTGCGAATCAAGATATTGCACAACAAACCAGATCATGCCCTTGTTGAGATGGCTGATGGGTTGCAGGCTGAGCTAGCTGTGCATTATCTTAAG GGGGCTATACTATTTGGGAAGAAACTGGAAGTTAATTACTCAAAGTACCCCAACATTACTCCTGCCCCTGATGCGCATGACTACTTAAATTCAAGCCTGAACCGGTTTAACAGCAATGTGGTCAAGAACTACCGACATTGCTGTGCTCCAACCAAGATGATCCACATTTCTGCTCTCCCACAAGAGATCTCTGAGGATGCAATCCTTACTCATGTGAACGAACATGGCTCTGTTGTCAACACGAAGCTGTTCGAGGTGAATGGCAAGAGGCAGGCTCTTGTCTTGTTTGAGACTGAAGAGGAGGCAACCGAGGCCCTCGTATCGAAGCACGCTAGCTCGCTCGAGGGGAACACCATCCGAATCTCCTTCTCCCAGATGCAGAGTATATAG
- the LOC133884378 gene encoding polypyrimidine tract-binding protein homolog 3-like isoform X1 has translation MAEPSKVIHIRNVGHEIAESDLLQLLQPFGVVSKIVMLRAKNQALLQMEDIHSSVSALQYYSTVQPSVRGRNVYMQFSSHQELTTDQSSHGRNSDQESEPNRILLVTIHHMIYPITVEVLHQVFKAYGLVEKIVTFQKSAGFQALIQYHSRQEAVEAFGSLHGRNIYDGCCQLDIQYSNLSELQVHYNNDRSRDFTNPSLPTEQRPRTSQQQGYPDPAGLYAFQQPGASYAQMGRAAMIAAAFGGTLPPGVTGTNERCTLIVSNLNTDKIDEDKLFNLFSLYGNIVRIKILHNKPDHALVEMADGLQAELAVHYLKGAILFGKKLEVNYSKYPNITPAPDAHDYLNSSLNRFNSNVVKNYRHCCAPTKMIHISALPQEISEDAILTHVNEHGSVVNTKLFEVNGKRQALVLFETEEEATEALVSKHASSLEGNTIRISFSQMQSI, from the exons ATGGCGGAGCCTTCCAAGGTAATCCACATCCGGAACGTCGGGCACGAGATTGCCGAG TCTGATCTGCTTCAGCTGCTTCAACCGTTCGGGGTGGTCTCCAAGATCGTCATGCTGCGTGCCAAGAACCAG GCTCTTCTGCAGATGGAGGACATACATTCGTCCGTGAGCGCGCTGCAATATTACAGCACTGTTCAACCTAGCGTAAG GGGAAGGAATGTATACATGCAATTCTCATCGCACCAAGAACTTACCACTGACCAGAGCTCTCATGGAAGGAATTCTGATCAG GAGTCTGAACCCAACCGAATCCTCTTAGTTACTATCCACCACATGATCTATCCTATAACAGTGGAGGTTCTACATCAAGTTTTCAAAGCTTATGGACTTGTGGAGAAGATTGTCACATTTCAAAAGTCAGCTG GTTTTCAAGCCCTTATCCAGTATCATTCGCGCCAAGAAGCTGTGGAAGCATTTGGTTCTCTGCAT GGAAGGAACATATATGATGGTTGCTGCCAGCTAGACATTCAATATTCAAA TCTCAGTGAACTGCAAGTCCACTACAACAATGATCGGTCTAG GGATttcacaaatccatcattgccTACAGAACAACGTCCAAGGACCTCTCAG CAGCAAGGTTATCCCGATCCAGCTGGTCTCTATGCCTTCCAACAACCTGGAG CTTCATATGCACAG ATGGGAAGGGCTGCAATGATTGCGGCTGCATTTGGTGGAACTTTACCTCCTGGAGTGACTGGTACCAATGAACGGTGCACACTCATAGTCAGTAATTTGAACACTGAT AAAATTGATGAGGACAAGCTtttcaatttattttctttgtatGGAAACATAGTGCGAATCAAGATATTGCACAACAAACCAGATCATGCCCTTGTTGAGATGGCTGATGGGTTGCAGGCTGAGCTAGCTGTGCATTATCTTAAG GGGGCTATACTATTTGGGAAGAAACTGGAAGTTAATTACTCAAAGTACCCCAACATTACTCCTGCCCCTGATGCGCATGACTACTTAAATTCAAGCCTGAACCGGTTTAACAGCAATGTGGTCAAGAACTACCGACATTGCTGTGCTCCAACCAAGATGATCCACATTTCTGCTCTCCCACAAGAGATCTCTGAGGATGCAATCCTTACTCATGTGAACGAACATGGCTCTGTTGTCAACACGAAGCTGTTCGAGGTGAATGGCAAGAGGCAGGCTCTTGTCTTGTTTGAGACTGAAGAGGAGGCAACCGAGGCCCTCGTATCGAAGCACGCTAGCTCGCTCGAGGGGAACACCATCCGAATCTCCTTCTCCCAGATGCAGAGTATATAG